Proteins co-encoded in one Quercus robur chromosome 8, dhQueRobu3.1, whole genome shotgun sequence genomic window:
- the LOC126696740 gene encoding aspartyl protease family protein 2-like → MVGKVARSLAFFVFFLGVFEAVAGIHNCNGSTFAGIELPDHLSFNAVSSSSSTGCRGSEPTRQAVLNEEGDERRDAPHKQTLKLHLKHNPLSKEKEPKKSVAEFTNKDLTRIQTLHTRIVEKKNQNTISRLNKEKEQSKKQIKSVVPPAAAPESSAGDLSGQLMATLGSGVTLGSGEYFMDVFVGTPPKHFSLILDTGSDLNWIQCVPCYDCFEQNGPHYDPKDSSSFRNISCHDHRCQLVSSPDPPRPCKAENQTCPYYYWYGDNSNTTGDFAIETFTVNLTTPSGKSEFRRVENVMFGCGHWNRGLFHGAAGLLGLGKGALSFSSQLQSLYGHSFSYCLVDRNSDTNVSSKLIFGEDKDLLSHPNLNFTSFVVGKENLVDTFYYLQIKAIVVGGEVLNIPEETWNLSPEGAGGTIIDSGTTLSYFAEPAYEIIKEAFVKKVRGYPLLEDFPILSPCYNVSGVEKIELPEFEIHFADGAVWNFPVENYFIPLEPEGIVCLAIMGTSRSSLSIIGNYQQQNFHIWYDIKKSRLGYAPMKCADV, encoded by the coding sequence ATGGTTGGTAAGGTTGCTCGCAGTCtagctttctttgttttcttcctcGGAGTTTTCGAAGCTGTTGCCGGAATCCACAATTGTAATGGCTCTACCTTCGCTGGTATCGAATTGCCTGATCACCTTAGCTTCAATGCCGTTTCGTCTTCTTCGAGTACCGGTTGTAGAGGTTCAGAACCAACTAGGCAAGCAGTACTAAATGAAGAAGGAGATGAACGTAGAGATGCACCTCATAAACAGACTTTGAAGCTCCACTTAAAGCACAATCCACTGAGCAAAGAAAAGGAGCCTAAAAAATCTGTGGCTGAGTTCACAAACAAGGACTTGACTAGAATTCAGACTCTTCATACAAGGATTGTGGAGAAGAAGAACCAAAATACCATTTCAAGGCTAAATAAAGAGAAGGAGCAATCAAAGAAGCAGATTAAGTCAGTTGTTCCTCCGGCTGCAGCGCCGGAATCTTCTGCAGGCGACCTTTCGGGGCAGCTCATGGCGACTTTGGGATCTGGGGTGACTCTTGGCTCTGGAGAGTACTTCATGGATGTGTTTGTGGGTACTCCTCCTAAACATTTCTCTTTGATACTTGATACTGGTAGTGACCTTAATTGGATTCAATGTGTTCCTTGTTATGATTGTTTTGAACAAAATGGACCCCATTATGATCCTAAAGATTCCAGTTCTTTTAGAAATATAAGCTGCCATGATCATCGGTGTCAATTGGTCTCATCCCCTGATCCTCCTCGGCCTTGCAAAGCTGAGAATCAAACATGTCCTTACTACTATTGGTATGGAGACAATTCAAATACCACCGGAGATTTTGCAATTGAAACGTTCACGGTTAATCTTACTACACCTTCCGGGAAGTCAGAATTTAGGCGGGTGGAGAATGTGATGTTTGGGTGTGGTCATTGGAATAGAGGCCTATTCCATGGGGCCGCAGGATTGTTAGGACTGGGAAAGGGGGCTCTCTCCTTTTCCTCCCAGCTGCAGTCTCTCTATGGTCACTCATTTTCGTATTGTCTTGTGGATAGAAATAGTGACACAAATGTTAGCAGCAAGTTGATTTTTGGAGAAGACAAGGACCTTTTGAGTCATCCCAATCTGAATTTTACTTCATTTGTTGTTGGTAAAGAGAATCTGGTTGATACATTCTACTATCTTCAGATTAAAGCAATTGTGGTTGGAGGAGAGGTGCTTAACATACCAGAGGAGACTTGGAATTTGTCACCAGAAGGAGCTGGTGGTACAATAATCGATTCTGGTACCACCCTAAGTTATTTTGCAGAACCTGCTTATGAGATTATCAAGGAGGCATTTGTGAAGAAGGTTAGAGGGTACCCGTTATTAGAAGACTTTCCCATTCTGAGTCCTTGTTACAACGTGTCTGGAGTTGAGAAGATAGAGCTGCCTGAATTTGAAATTCATTTTGCAGATGGAGCTGTGTGGAATTTCCCAGTTGAGAATTACTTCATCCCGCTTGAACCAGAGGGTATTGTTTGTTTGGCAATTATGGGAACTAGTCGCTCCAGTCTTTCAATAATTGGAAACTACCAGCAGCAGAATTTTCACATCTGGTATGACATAAAGAAGTCTAGGCTGGGATATGCTCCAATGAAGTGTGCTGATGTTTGA
- the LOC126696741 gene encoding persulfide dioxygenase ETHE1 homolog, mitochondrial — MLRISLLRVSLPCSSSPVFSLSQSHLHSKLRPQAMAYTTSSHNNNNNNNKLLFRQLFEKESSTYTYLLADVSHPDKPALLIDPVDKTVERDLTLVKELGLKLIYAMNTHVHADHVTGTGLIKTKVPGVKSVISKASNSKADVLIEADDKIRFGDLFLEVRPTPGHTLGCITYVTGDGPDQPQPRMAFTGDALLIRGCGRTDFQGGSSLQLYKSVHSQIFTLPKDTLIYPAHDYKGFTVSTVGEEMLYNPRLTKDEEGFKNIMENLNLSYPKMIDIAVPANMVCGLQDLTTMPVEATSN, encoded by the exons ATGCTTCGTATCAGTCTCCTTCGCGTCTCTCTTCCTTGCTCTTCTTCTCCAGTCTTCAGTCTCTCACAGTCTCACCTTCACTCCAAGCTCAGACCCCAAGCCATGGCTTACACCACTTCGtctcacaacaacaacaacaacaacaacaagctCTTGTTCCGCCAGCTCTTCGAGAAAGAATCCTCCACTTACACCTACTTGCTTGCCGACGTGTCTCACCCTGACAAACCCGCTCTG TTGATTGACCCAGTTGATAAAACAGTGGAGAGAGACCTTACCCTTGTAAAAGAGCTTGGATTGAAGCTAATTTATGCCATGAACACACACGTTCATGCTGATCATGTCACTGGTACTGGCCTCATCAAG ACTAAGGTTCCTGGAGTGAAATCTGTCATTTCAAAAGCAAGCAATTCGAAGGCGGATGTTCTGATTGAAGCTGATGATAAAATTCGTTTTGGTGATCTGTTTTTGGAG GTTCGTCCTACTCCTGGACATACGTTGGGTTGTATTACTTATGTTACAGGGGATGGGCCTGATCAACCTCAACCAAGGATGGCTTTCACTGGGGACGCCTTACTGATTCGTGGATGTGGGAGAACTGATTTTCAG GGTGGAAGTTCGCTTCAACTCTACAAGTCAGTGCACTCACAG ATTTTTACATTGCCCAAGGATACGCTGATCTATCCTGCCCATGATTACAAGGGCTTCACT GTTAGCACAGTGGGGGAGGAGATGCTTTATAATCCTAGGCTCACAAAGGATGAG GAAGGATTCAAGAATATAATGGAAA ATCTTAACCTTTCTTATCCAAAAATGATTGACATTGCTGTCCCTGCAAATATGGTTTGTGGGTTGCAAGATTTGACTACGATGCCAGTTGAGGCCACGTCAAACTAG
- the LOC126696739 gene encoding 3-hydroxyisobutyryl-CoA hydrolase-like protein 5, whose translation MAQEVVIPNEEVVLGEELDHVRLITLNRPRQLNVISSKVVSLLADYLERWEKDNKAELIIIKGAGRAFSAGGDLKMFYDGRKSKDSCLEVVYRMYWLCYHIHTYKKTQVALVHGISMGGGASLMAPMKFSVVTEKTVFSTPEASIGFHTDCGFSYIHSHLPGHLGEYLALTGARLNGKELVAAGLATHFVPSEKLPELEKRLISLNSGDKNAVKSAIEEFSVEVQLDEDSVLNKKSIIDECFSKDSVAEIIKSFEAEASKEGNGWIGAVLKGLKRSSPTGLKITLRSIRDGRKQTLPESLKKEFRLTMNILRASISEDVYEGIRALTIDKDNAPKWDPPSLDQVEDEKVDLVFQPFKEDLEVLIPEKEESRWHGKYETTPSATSK comes from the exons atggCACAAGAAGTTGTAATTCCAAATGAGGAG GTTGTTCTTGGAGAAGAACTAGACCATGTAAGGTTGATCACCTTAAACCGGCCTCGTCAATTAAATGTCATCTCATCTAAAGTG GTTTCTCTGCTAGCAGATTACTTGGAAAGATGGGAGAAGGACAACAAAGCAGAGCTTATAATAATCAAG GGTGCTGGCCGAGCTTTTTCTGCTGGTGGAGATTTGAAAATGTTCTATGATGGAAGAAAGTCAA AGGACTCCTGCCTTGAAGTGGTCTATAGAATGTATTGGCTTTGTTATCACATTCATACCTATAAGAAAACCCAG GTTGCTCTTGTGCATGGCATTTCAATGGGTGGAGGTGCATCTTTGATGGCCCCAATGAAGTTCTCAGTTGTCACTGAAAAAACT GTATTTTCCACTCCAGAAGCAAGTATTGGGTTTCACACTGACTGTGGCTTCTCATACATTCATTCTCATCTCCCTGGGCATTTGG GGGAATACTTGGCCTTAACAGGAGCTAGGCTGAATGGTAAGGAATTGGTGGCAGCTGGACTGGCAACCCATTTTGTCCCTTCCGAG AAACTGCCTGAGCTAGAGAAGCGTCTGATAAGCTTGAACTCTGGTGACAAGAATGCAGTCAAATCTGCAATTGAAGAATTCTCAGTGGAAGTTCAACTTGATGAAGATAGTGTACTGAACAA GAAGTCAATAATTGATGAGTGCTTTTCCAAGGATAGTGTGGCAGAGATAATAAAATCATTT GAAGCTGAGGCAAGCAAAGAGGGAAATGGATGGATAGGTGCAGTTCTTAAGGGGTTAAAAAGATCATCTCCTACTGGATTGAAAATAACACTAAGATCG ATTCGTGACGGAAGGAAGCAAACACTGCCTGAAAGTCTGAAAAAGGAATTTAGATTAACAATGAATATACTACGAGCCTCAATCTCTGAGGATGTCTATGAG GGTATAAGAGCTCTCACCATTGACAAGGATAATGCTCCAAAG TGGGACCCACCGTCTCTGGACCAAGTTGAAGACGAGAAAGTAGACCTGGTATTTCAGCCATTCAAAGAGGATTTAGAGGTCCTGATTCCAGAAAAGGAAGAAAGCAG GTGGCATGGTAAATATGAGACTACACCCTCTGCAACTTCAAAGTAG